The Canis lupus baileyi chromosome 26, mCanLup2.hap1, whole genome shotgun sequence DNA window tagaaaagaacactGGGTGTATGTGTGGTGCCACAACAGCCTGCTCCTCTGATTTATATCCCTGTCTGGTCTTCAGAATACTTGAAGTAAAAAGGAGTGATTTTGTATTTCTCGATGTCTCCAGAGACTGACTAGTCACTGAGGCAGGTAAATCCAACTGCAAAGTCTTGCACTCGCAGTTAAATGATTGCCTGAAGGTGATTCATGTTCCTTCAATGCATAACTCAATTGTCCAGATATAGGATCCCCTACAATTCTTTTCAGAACACGAATTTGAATCTTCTTGTTATTCTTACTTGATTGCTCCCATGGTTTTATCTCTCCCTTCAAGGGCAGGTTTCTCAAATCTACTAGCCCTTTTTTCTTGAGTCATTTAGTACAATCAATGGACTCTACAAGGGGTGATCCCTTTGTTTGAATACATATATCTTATTGAGCTAAAATTTAGATAACGTGAAATCTTGTGTTTCAACCattttcagtggcattaagtacattcacaatattgtgaAACCAGCACAGCTGTACATTTCAGGAATGGTTTCAATACCTTAAGCAGACACTATGCACCCATTAAACATGAATTCTCCATTCTTTTTCCCCCATAGCCACTGACAACCTCTATTGTACTTTTTTGTGTCTGTGAGCTTGTCTTTTCtaggtacttcatataagtggaatcatatatttgtccttttgtatctgccttatttcacttcaAGTATTTTTTAGATTCATCCATATTCTAGAACATACTAGACTGTCATTGCTTATAAAGGCTGAATAAAGGTCCATTGTATATATCTACATACaacattttatttacctattcatctaCTCATGAAAATGAATTTTGTCTGCTACCTTTCAGTTATCatcaataatgctgctataaacattgatgtACAATTATCTCAGTACCTTCTTGTAATTTGGGGAAGGGGGTATTTACCTAAGAATGGAGTTGTTGGATCATAcggtaaattatatatatttaaactttaaagaaaacattactgtttccacagtggctgcatcattcTATATTCCTACCAATGGTGTACAAGAATTTCAAATTCTCTACCACTTATGCAACacttattttctgatatttttgtattatattttgttttgctttgttttgattttgataaAAGCCATTCATTCGAAGGAATGAagggtatctcactgtggttttgaatttcattttttctaatgaCTAGTGAAGTTCAACTTCTTTTCATGTAAACATTCTCaccatttgaatatcttctttggtcAAATGTCTTTTCCAGTCTTtcgtccattttttaattgggcattttgttattttgttgttgaattataggagttccttatatatgcCGATTATTAATCCTTTATGAGACAtacactttgcaaatattttctcccattctgtgagttgtcttttcacttttgatATTGTCCTCTGCTGCACAAATTCTTAAATTTTGGTGAAGCcctatttatatgtttttttattttgttatgtatgCTTTTGTTGTCATGTCCAAGAAACCTTTGCCAAATCCAATATCATGAGTTTTACCTACAGTTTCTTCTCAGAATTTTATAGTTAAGTTCTTACATTTAGATCCCTTCATCCAACTCGAGTTCATTTACTTATACAGATAGGGTGAgggttcaacttcattctttatatatagatatccagttttcccagaatcTTATGtagaaaagattattcttttttgggggggttagTCAGCctagctaaagttttgtcaaCTATGTTGGTCTTTCTGAAGAACTACTCCTGGGCTTCCTGATTTTCTCTGTTGCTTTCTATTCGCATTGTAGTTATCTCTACACTAGTCCTTTTAGTTTCCTTTATTCTGCCAGCTTTTGGgtttggggtttatttttctcatatttttctgatttattaaGATGATAGTTGTTAATAGatttgtgatctttcctttctttaagtGTAGACATTACaattataaatttccctcttgtGCTGATTTCACTGCAAACTGGCatgttctctttccattttcattcatgtAAAGGTATTCTCTAATTTCCCCTATGATTCCTTCTTGgcccttttgattttttaagagtgtgttgttttatttcaatatatttaagaaatccaATTTCTTCTTCTCCGTCCAGGAGATGAGTGTGGTCAACACaacaatggtcctcaaaagacaTTCATATCCTAATACCCAAAACTTGTGAATAGttttaaacagcaaaagaaattttGCAGGAATGATTAACTTAAGACTCTTGACATGAGGCAATTATCCTAATTCATCAAAGTGGCCCTGGTATATTCACAAGGGTCCTTTTAAGAAGGAGGCAGGAAAGTCAACATTAGTGAAGGACAAGAGACAATAGAGGCAAAATTTAGAGTGATAGGAAAGATGGGAACAATAAGTAAAGAATGTAGGCAGCTTCTAGAATTTGGAAAAGCAAGGAACAACCCTCCAGAAGAAATGCAACCTGGCTAACCCTTGGTGTTAGTCCAGCCACACCAATTTCGGACTCTAGGTCTCCAGAATTATAAAATACCACATATATGCAGTTTCCAGgcactatatttttaataatttgtacaGCAGCATttggaaactaatataacatgattgcactatgggggaaaaaatcccagAGATTTGAAACACTGTTTTGTCTCTCATTTAAATTACCTGTTCCTTGTGTATTGGAAGCTCTGCCACCACTGCCACTCAAGTATACAGACTAATGAAGGGACCCCAACATGTGGATGTGCATGTGGAAGAGGAAGCTGATCCATAGAGGTTCTTGAAGTTAAATGCACAGCCCGGAAAATATATCCATCCCTTTAGCTCACACACAGTGGTCTAAGGAGGTATTATGGTCCCACTGAGTGCAAGGGACCAGAAAGTGCAATACTCCATGAGGCTGGAAATGGACAACCAGAAATATTTGGTGAAACATGATGCTTTCAGTGAGTGATGAGGCACTCAGACGTGCTGTGTGCCACATCACTGAGTCTCTCTGtcccttagtttcctcatttgtgataGGGTCTCACCTTACAGGCTCATTGTGAGGGTCACATGCCATGTATGTGCAATGCGCTGAGTCAAGGCCTGCTCACGGGGTGCACTCAATCAATGAGCTGCTGTGAATAAACCCTTGAGGAAACATGCAGGATCACATAAGGATGGATAAATACTGCTTTGTTTCCCCTCCAGATGTGGCAGGTGAGGTGGAGCTACAGGTGATCCAGCCTGAGAAGTCAGTGTCTGTTGCAGCTGGACAGACTGCCACTCTGCACTGCACCCTGACCTCTATGCTCCCCACTGGGACGGTTAAGTGGTTCAGGGGGACAGGGCCAGGCCGACAATTAATCTTCAGCTTCAAAGGAGGCCACTTTCCCCGAATAACAAATCTTTCAGATGTCACAAAGAGAAACAACATGGACTTTTCCATCCGCATCAATAACATCACTCCAACAGACACGGGAACCTACTATTGTGTAAAGTGCCAGAAAGGAAACCCCGATGTGGAGTTCACGTCTGGACCAGGCACTCAGGTCACTGTGAGTGGTGAGTATGGCATGACATCCTTCTTCCCCTGGTTGTGACAAGTCAGTAAGAATGTCCTCCCTCCATTGTCTGAGTAACAGCTAAGAATCAGGTGTTGTAGTGGGTGCCCCTGATTTCAGCCCCTTCCATAGATCAGagaagttgaggcctagagatgTTATGCTATTTGCTCAAGGTGCCCCACTGGGAAAACAGTGGGAAACTCTAGAATCCCAGTCTGAGGGCTCCACAGCTCTTACCTTTTGCAATCCTAAACAGTCCTCTGGTTCCAGGAATGAGGGAATGAAAGTCTGAGTGACTTGTCTAGTCACGAGGTCTGACCTCAACCCTGGCTCCGGAGAGCACTCCCCTCAATGTATTACTGTTCTCTTTACTCAgcacttattgagcacctgctgtgtgcaggctctgctctgggtgcTGGGGAAGCAGCAGGGAACAAAACAGGCAAGAGCTTCTCTCTCATGAAGTTTAAGTTCGCTTCCCTTCCGGTGAGGACATATGCACCCAGGGCAGAGAAGTGGGTCAATGTCTTTCTTTCAGCTTCAGAAAAATCAGTGAGAAGAGGCACAGGCTCACTGTTTACTCTGACAGCCCAGGTTGGAGAAGATGCCAGATTTTGGGCCTTTGCATGAGTCTGTCCAGAAAATCCTCAGCAGTTTACTGACTGACTATACAACAGCAACTGAGTCTCCCCACAGCCCCTGAACATAGGCAGGGAACGTGGTTTTATCCTGATGGTGCCGGTATTACAGAAGTTCCCAGTGGTGTATCCCTTGCCAGGCACCACAGTTAGTACATGGCTCCACCGCCAGAAAAATTTGTGCCTCTGAGGcactccttcctcttccccaatCTGCCCAGATGGTGTTGCCCTAGATGGGAATGGATGGAGACAGTGGGGCCATCTCAGCcccttttacaggtgaggacactgaggctcaggaaaCCTAACCTGAGCAGGCGAGGAGACAAGATTTAACCCAAGTAGCCTGACTCACAGCCTTGTGCTTTGCACAATCACTGTGCTGGTCAGAGTGGGAGAAAATTCTAACTTTTCTCCTGAAAATCTTGTATTGTTCTCTTTTTCAgcagtaggaatttttttttcccgcCCCTCAGCAgtaggaattttaaaacaatatgagAGGTATTTGGGTAGCTTTGCACCCCCAGATCAGACAGATACACTTACATCTCATGAATTGTTAACCCTGTTGCTTGAGGACATGGTTCATCACACCCAAGAGCATCAGGAGTCTTTCCCATTGTGTAATGTTGCTCCTTCACTGAGCAGCCTGGGACAGTAGCTTAGACAGAGCAGAGGAGCCACTACATTCCAGCAATACTGGGCATCCCATTCATGGCTCTGCAGACTGGGGATGATTGGGAGACACATCCTGGAGGGTGTCTGGGGCCCCATGAGCAAAAGAGTTCATATTCTAGACTCAGCTATAGGGACCCCACATCTTTCCTCTGTTGCTGGAGGGTCAGCAGGTCTGGACACCAAGAAGGACTCTCACCATAACTGCTTGCAGGGGAGAATGTCAGAAGGGCAAGGAAGGTAGAGGTCACTGTTGGGCTGGGAAGTTAGGACACTTACTCTGTTGTGGACAAGAAAACTGGAGGTCATAGGAAGTCCCCCAGGAATGCAGGGGTAGGAGTAATCCCTTTGTAGCTGGATCAAAGTAGTTTGGCTCTTTGGTGAGGTATAGACAGAGACTAGCCCAGGGGAGTTCCCTTAAAAAGTTGCCTTTATTTGTACAGATAAGGAGATCACAGGGAGTGATTTCCAAGGCCATGACCCCAAACgtcaagcaggctccatttatTAGGGTTTGAGATCAATATTCAGAGAGGGATTTAATATTATGATGAAGCTGACTTAACTGTCAGCCACATTCTGATTTTTCTGCTCCTTTCATCCGCATTTCCATGTTAAATTCCAAACAACTACATCATTGCCTCACTTGCCCCTCACTGCAACCCCAGGGAAAGAGAAATGCCCCctgtcccatttcacagatgggggaGCCTTGCTGTGCCATGGCCACACCTCTGGTCAGCCAGCCAGCCTGGTTCTGGCTTCCATGGGGTCCTGCTCCGCCCCTGCTTCCCCTGTAAGGAAGCTGCACAGGCTCTCTGAGGTTTCCAGGGAGGCAGCGAGGAACCCTGGATACCAAGAGTGAGAGCCATCAGAAATGTCCTTCCTGTGCCCAGATTGCTGGGAAGTCACCTGGCAGTGGAGAGAAAGGACTCTGAGCTCAGGCCTGGAACTGCACCTGAGCCCCTGGGCCCAACTCACAGTACAGCTCTGGAACCTCATGTCCTCCTCTGTTGATGAGGAGATGACACTGCCCTCCTCACACTATCAGGAGGGCTGAGGCTTCTCCACAGTGTCACACACGTATGGTTAGTGCTGATGACCACAGTCATGCTTACTGTTCATTGATGCTCCTCTTGTAGCCAAACCCTCTCCCCCCGTGGTGTCCGGCCCCACGGCCAGGGCCATGCCTCAGCAGACAGTGAGCTTCACCTGCAAGTCTCACGGCTTCTCCCCCAGAAGCATCACCCTGAGATGGTTCAAAAATGGGAATGAACTGACAGCCTCTCAGACCACTGTGTACCCAGAGGAAGACAACGCTTCCTACAGCATCTCTAGCACAACCAAGCTGGTGCTGGCCCCGAGGGACGTTCGCTCCCAGGTCATCTGCGAGGTGGCCCACGTGACCCTGGAGGGAGGCCCTCCTCTTCGTGGGACTGCCAACTTGTCTGAGGTCCTCCGAGGTAGATCCCCCTCATCCCCAGTCCAATCCCAGGTCTGGCCCCCAAGCCtaggagcctgcccctcccccactctgctCCAGGCCTTCCATTGCCTGGAGTCTGACTCCTGACAGACCCTCCCAGTCACCCTGCACCTGGATGTACACTCACCTCCCCGGTTTCCATGGCAGCTGCCTGGtgaacacctaccatgtgccaagcactatgctaGGCAGTCTCATTTACTTTACTGTAGCGCTTCcaattattgagcacctgctgtaatCCAAGCCACCGCGTGCTTggtgatttcatttgttttgctacAGTTACTCTGTTTTAACTGCATGCCAGGGGCTTGCAGTGTGTCTTGATTTCACTCATTCTTGCCCTAATAGGAGCTATCGGTCCttgagctcctactgtgtgccGGGCACTGTACTTAGGGGTGTCATTCATATGCGAAGACTACCCTCAGTATTTGAGCACCAGCTGCATGCCTGGCAGTGTTCTGGGTGATTCCCTTGCTGTATGTGGTGGGAGCTAAGTACTCAAGCCCCTCCCCTGTGATGTGTCTGTTCCATAAGGTCAGAGCTTCTGCTCTGTGCTGTTTCAGTTCCGCCCACCTTGGTGGTTGCCCAGAAATTCGTGGCAGGGGATCAGGTGAATGTCACTTGTGAAGCCAAGAAGTTCTACCCACAGCATCTGCAGGTGACTTGGTTGGAAAATGGAAACATGTCCCAAACAGAAACAGTCTTGAGCTTCATAGAGAACAAGGATGGGACCTTTAACTGGATGAGCTGGCTCCTGGTAAATTTATCTGTCCACACGGAGGAAGTGGTGCTCACTTGCAAGGTGCAGCATGATGGGCAGCGGGCAGTTGCCAAAAGCTGTATACTGGAGACCTCTGCCCACCAAAAGGACCAATGCAGAGATAAAAACTTTGGTAAGACTCAATGCCAGGTGACCtggtatttaaattttatcttttgtttttttatgtgaaaCTTAACAATTCATGCTTAGACTATTCCAGAAGTctataaatacaaagtaaaatgtgCACTGTGTTCCCTTTCCCCAAAGCCCCCATGCCAAGAATGACCACTGGTAAGAGTTTGGTACATATCTTTATAGATCTTTTGATATAAACACacattagagaaagaaagaagaggaggagggagatgatCCTGTTGTTAGTGTCCTACCTCCTGCTCCCTCACCTGACAAGGATTATGTCAGGACATAGGCCAGCCACCCCCTCTTCCTGCTCTTTCTTACCTGGGTCTGGTCTCTATCTCGTCTAGACCTTTTCATCTTCAACCCAGCAAACATCTCTTAAAACTAGAAGTATTCAGAAGTTGCATCATTTTGTCCACTAATGGATGCACATCTAGTTGCAAATAGAGTCCATAATTGTGTACTCATGTGATTGATGACATTAGTTTTTCTACAAAACCAACACCATTacataatatgaaaaattaacaataattcccTAATAGCATCTAAAATGGAGTATATATTCAGACTTTCCAAAATGTTTACTGTAACTTCATTTTGTACACCTACCTTGCTTTTAATTCATCTGTTAATGCTTCAAAGAATATTCCTGTGAAGCACCTGGGCCTCCACAATTCTTTTgctgatttgaaaagaatctgAATACCTAGAGCTACTCGAATTCATTTCATATTGGATGCTCATGGCAGGCTGTGCTCTTGAGGAATTTGGTCCATTTTCTCTGAGTTATCAGATTTCTGCCCATACATTGCTCATAATATTACCTTGTTATCCTTTACACATCTGTAGGGTCTGTAGTGATTTCTTATTTCATTCCTAATATTGGAAATGTGTCATTTCTCATTGTGTTCATTGTCAGAATTGCTagaaagttttcaattttatcagtcttttcaaaGAATGTACTTTTGTTTCAATGATTTTCTATAttgattctgttttctattttattgcttttctcctctttcttccccccTTTTGCTTGATTTCTGTTTAATTTGCTCCTTCTCATTTTTTGAAATGGGAACTAAGATTATTGATACTAGACTTTACTTTGTCCAAATGGCACACCTGAGTTTCCTTCTGTGCTCAGGGAGTCAAGAGTGTGGAGACAGAATACTTAGTGTTGTGTTCTTCCTCCAGTCTGCAAGCACCTAGCCTGCCTGCCTTGCTCTTCTACCTTTCAGAACCCTTCTATGCTTGGACCTCATGTGATTTCCAGAGATCAGGCTTTTACTGAACAAGGAAAGCAAGGAAAGAGAAGTTCATCTTCTCTGAGGGGCTTAGGTTTAGTTTTCAGTCTTTGTCTTGCACTGAGCTAAGACCAAGGATGTTATTCTGGTGCTTCCAGTGTCCCTGAACTAGCAAGCTTGCTAGTGTGCTAAGCCTGTAAATAGATTATAGGATTGTCTGGGTTGGCATACTGGAGCCAAGTGCAAGATGCCTATGTGACCCTGCTGTACAAGGATGCTACCTTCCCTGGGCATCCCAAGTCTCTGACCACTGCCATCATGGGTCCAGTGGGTCTGGTGTAAAGATGCACATCTttgggggagcccaggtggctcagtggtttagcacctccttgagcccaggatgtgatcctggagaccagagatcaagtaccacaacaggctccctgcatggagcctgcttctccctctgcctatgtctctgcctctctctgtgtgtctctcatgaataaataaatttaaaaaatttaaaaatatgcacatcTTTTTTGTTCATGTTATGGTATTTTACAATACTTTTACCTTAAAAGAATTCCCTTCTCTCAGCATAGCATGACCAAGTATGCTACTGTAGCTTGAGGCTAGTTGGTTTGTTTGGACAGTGGGAGAGAGGTTCTGAGTCCTctgatctttcttcttctttcaggaCCCCATGTGTGCCTCCCACATTTTCCTTTATCCCTTCACCACTTAATTTTGAAACCgcacctcttccttcttttttgcctttccccccaaaaatatgcattttaaatcatGCCTGTCCCTTTTATTCACATCTATCCTTTTAAAATGTCCCTGCCTCCTTGTATTAGGTTCCTATTGCTACAGTAATAATTAGCAcacatttagtggcttaaaacaacacacattcaTTATCTTCCATTTCTAGAGGTTGTAAAGTCtaaaatggggtgggggagaggcaggac harbors:
- the LOC140618214 gene encoding signal-regulatory protein beta-1-like isoform X1 → MSAPASGLSPPTYLLLALLLGLTDVAGEVELQVIQPEKSVSVAAGQTATLHCTLTSMLPTGTVKWFRGTGPGRQLIFSFKGGHFPRITNLSDVTKRNNMDFSIRINNITPTDTGTYYCVKCQKGNPDVEFTSGPGTQVTVSAKPSPPVVSGPTARAMPQQTVSFTCKSHGFSPRSITLRWFKNGNELTASQTTVYPEEDNASYSISSTTKLVLAPRDVRSQVICEVAHVTLEGGPPLRGTANLSEVLRVPPTLVVAQKFVAGDQVNVTCEAKKFYPQHLQVTWLENGNMSQTETVLSFIENKDGTFNWMSWLLVNLSVHTEEVVLTCKVQHDGQRAVAKSCILETSAHQKDQCRDKNFDPKLSTLLLVIVFLGPKLLLLITVSATYAHRKQGPDYEFVNKT
- the LOC140618214 gene encoding signal-regulatory protein beta-1-like isoform X2 is translated as MLPTGTVKWFRGTGPGRQLIFSFKGGHFPRITNLSDVTKRNNMDFSIRINNITPTDTGTYYCVKCQKGNPDVEFTSGPGTQVTVSAKPSPPVVSGPTARAMPQQTVSFTCKSHGFSPRSITLRWFKNGNELTASQTTVYPEEDNASYSISSTTKLVLAPRDVRSQVICEVAHVTLEGGPPLRGTANLSEVLRVPPTLVVAQKFVAGDQVNVTCEAKKFYPQHLQVTWLENGNMSQTETVLSFIENKDGTFNWMSWLLVNLSVHTEEVVLTCKVQHDGQRAVAKSCILETSAHQKDQCRDKNFDPKLSTLLLVIVFLGPKLLLLITVSATYAHRKQGPDYEFVNKT